One window of the Bernardetia sp. genome contains the following:
- a CDS encoding START-like domain-containing protein: MSKFEYNAEYEIRASVKMIYPYIATPQGLEEWFADKVEVLENKFLNIHWDNEQHFAKIVSQRNNSLIRYKFIDSIEEAKTRKRGKRADNNFLELKLNYSELTDTTYLLITDYSEMNDEEVLEELWDGLVETLREKLGA; encoded by the coding sequence ATGAGTAAATTTGAATACAATGCTGAATACGAAATAAGAGCGTCTGTCAAAATGATTTATCCCTATATTGCTACTCCACAAGGACTGGAAGAATGGTTTGCAGATAAAGTAGAAGTTTTGGAAAACAAGTTTTTAAATATTCACTGGGACAATGAGCAACATTTTGCCAAAATCGTATCACAAAGAAACAATTCTCTGATTCGTTACAAGTTTATAGATAGTATAGAAGAAGCCAAAACAAGAAAAAGAGGAAAGCGAGCAGACAATAATTTTTTAGAGTTAAAACTGAATTACAGTGAACTTACAGATACTACTTATCTACTCATCACAGATTATTCAGAAATGAACGATGAAGAAGTATTGGAAGAGCTTTGGGACGGACTTGTAGAAACTCTAAGAGAAAAATTAGGAGCATAA
- a CDS encoding 7TM diverse intracellular signaling domain-containing protein, whose protein sequence is MKKSVISFLNFLYLPIIIIMMVLCCIPISIFAQEKREVTKQNNRDTLILEKHKTTYHFDAAIYYATTDLATTFNDFISQENNFSPFIVEGNKVFLPSDQASWFQIPVRSEYDEISDWFLQVSNGYQMQLYIPQLDGSYREKRFGIFYKDSLQSSVPNYYSTTFSLKKGTSMLYMRVVPSERAKKQGGYKQTFVLFRKDAAHNHFAINLATNSIIYTIILAMCLYNLILFFLIKDKSYLYYCISIFCMGIYFYTVPTLKSVAFWGKLTQDSEFNAVVNYISLFLTVIFWIKFTQSYFGMRTNFPKWNRYFTITIFINIILATLYIFLIGDISNIFVIILHLITTISLMTFSVVVFYRKELLGKQFFMANAILFVFAIIYMGDVLHIIPSNWFTDSALEIGIMIQIVLFSLALASRINLLRQQVSEQTIDKERLERIKAEEIKYVIEKKNQELEEKVKQRTAEISEKNTELEQVVEELDTTNETLRYTINRVEEQNTQITSSIAYAQRIQEAILPRQEEIKKFFPNSFIIFSPLHVVSGDFYWFLELGEKKFLGAFDCTGHGVPGAFMALIANELLNEIILYKKITSPEKILSQLHKSIQYSLKQSETKSEDSIDGTLLCVETDKENGCRVEIASARNSVYIFDTKGAREIKGDRMSIGGDFQKENVSFSLYSIQIEEQTDLYMLSDGLQDQFGEKTNKKFMKKRVRELLNEVTTYDSSLQKRTIESTLENWKGIKEQTDDILVMGLRLKGNND, encoded by the coding sequence ATGAAAAAAAGTGTAATCAGTTTTTTAAATTTTCTTTACTTACCTATCATTATAATAATGATGGTTTTGTGTTGTATCCCTATTTCAATATTTGCCCAAGAGAAAAGAGAAGTAACCAAGCAAAATAACAGAGACACACTGATTCTTGAAAAGCACAAAACTACCTACCATTTTGATGCAGCTATATATTATGCTACTACTGATTTAGCAACTACATTTAATGATTTTATTAGCCAAGAAAATAATTTTTCTCCTTTTATAGTAGAAGGAAATAAGGTGTTTTTGCCCTCCGACCAAGCAAGTTGGTTTCAGATTCCTGTCAGAAGTGAATACGATGAAATAAGTGATTGGTTTTTACAGGTAAGTAATGGCTATCAGATGCAACTTTACATACCTCAATTAGATGGTTCATACAGAGAAAAGCGATTTGGAATCTTTTACAAAGATTCTCTCCAAAGTTCTGTTCCCAATTATTATTCTACTACATTTTCCTTGAAAAAAGGAACAAGTATGCTTTATATGCGTGTTGTGCCATCTGAACGTGCAAAAAAACAAGGAGGGTACAAACAAACATTTGTTCTTTTTAGAAAAGATGCTGCACACAATCATTTTGCCATCAACTTGGCAACAAATAGTATTATTTATACTATTATTTTGGCGATGTGTCTTTATAATCTGATTTTGTTTTTTCTGATAAAAGATAAATCTTATCTGTATTATTGTATTTCCATTTTCTGTATGGGAATCTATTTCTATACAGTGCCTACGCTTAAATCAGTTGCTTTTTGGGGTAAGCTGACTCAAGATTCTGAATTTAATGCTGTAGTAAATTATATCTCACTCTTTTTGACAGTCATTTTTTGGATAAAATTTACGCAGAGCTATTTTGGAATGCGAACTAATTTTCCAAAATGGAACAGGTATTTTACAATTACTATTTTTATTAATATCATATTGGCGACTCTTTATATTTTCCTTATTGGAGATATAAGTAATATATTTGTCATAATACTTCATCTTATCACAACTATTTCTCTTATGACGTTTTCTGTAGTGGTATTTTATAGAAAAGAGCTATTAGGGAAACAGTTTTTTATGGCAAATGCAATTTTATTTGTATTTGCTATCATCTACATGGGAGATGTGCTTCATATTATTCCATCTAATTGGTTTACTGATTCTGCCCTAGAGATAGGCATTATGATACAAATTGTATTGTTTTCATTGGCTTTGGCTTCACGTATTAATTTATTAAGACAACAAGTATCCGAACAAACCATAGATAAGGAACGCTTAGAGCGTATAAAAGCCGAAGAAATCAAGTACGTAATAGAAAAGAAAAATCAAGAGCTAGAAGAAAAAGTGAAGCAAAGAACAGCCGAAATTTCAGAGAAAAATACAGAACTAGAACAAGTAGTTGAGGAACTAGACACTACCAATGAAACACTTCGCTATACCATAAACCGAGTGGAGGAGCAAAATACACAAATTACATCTAGCATTGCGTATGCACAACGCATTCAAGAAGCTATTTTGCCACGTCAAGAGGAAATTAAGAAATTCTTTCCCAATAGTTTTATCATTTTTTCTCCATTACATGTTGTCTCTGGAGATTTTTATTGGTTTTTAGAATTGGGAGAGAAAAAGTTTTTAGGAGCTTTTGACTGTACTGGACACGGTGTTCCAGGAGCTTTTATGGCTCTTATTGCCAATGAATTACTCAATGAAATCATACTTTATAAGAAAATAACTTCGCCAGAGAAGATACTTTCCCAACTTCACAAATCTATTCAGTATTCACTCAAACAGAGCGAAACCAAAAGTGAAGATAGTATTGATGGAACACTATTGTGTGTGGAGACAGATAAAGAAAATGGGTGTAGAGTGGAGATAGCCAGTGCAAGAAATTCTGTATATATTTTTGATACAAAAGGAGCTAGAGAGATAAAAGGAGATAGAATGAGTATAGGAGGAGATTTTCAGAAAGAAAATGTTTCTTTTTCATTGTATTCTATACAAATTGAAGAACAAACTGATTTGTATATGCTCTCTGATGGACTTCAAGACCAGTTTGGAGAAAAAACTAATAAAAAATTTATGAAAAAACGAGTGCGAGAATTGCTTAACGAAGTTACCACGTACGATAGCTCCTTACAAAAACGTACCATAGAATCTACTCTTGAAAACTGGAAGGGCATTAAGGAACAGACCGATGATATTCTTGTGATGGGACTGCGTTTGAAAGGTAATAATGATTAG
- the rsmA gene encoding 16S rRNA (adenine(1518)-N(6)/adenine(1519)-N(6))-dimethyltransferase RsmA yields the protein MSKNSPVKPKKHLGQHFLKDENIARKIVNQLEDSSYKNLLEIGAGTGVLTKFILNDKKYDLTVVEIDDESVAYLKENLGFTDDNLLNEDFLKIDLSTVFDEKFGIIGNFPYNISSQIFFKVLDYRNQIPEVVGMIQKEVAERIASPHGNKTYGILSVLLQAFYNIDYCFTVNEKVFNPPPKVKSAVIRLKRNDIEQLDCNEKLFFQLVKFGFNQRRKMLRSALKPLGIPAAFKEKEELNQMLSQRAEQLSVQDFIELTQIFEREREAESEQD from the coding sequence ATGTCTAAAAACTCTCCTGTCAAACCAAAAAAACATTTAGGACAACATTTTTTAAAAGATGAAAATATTGCTCGCAAAATTGTAAACCAACTTGAAGATAGTAGCTATAAGAACCTATTAGAAATTGGGGCTGGAACAGGCGTATTGACAAAATTTATTCTCAATGATAAAAAATACGACCTTACTGTAGTAGAAATCGACGACGAGTCAGTAGCTTATTTGAAAGAAAATTTAGGTTTTACAGATGATAATCTATTGAATGAAGATTTTTTGAAGATAGATTTGAGTACTGTCTTTGATGAAAAATTTGGCATCATAGGGAACTTCCCCTACAATATTTCTTCACAGATTTTCTTTAAAGTCTTAGATTATAGAAATCAGATTCCTGAGGTAGTCGGAATGATTCAGAAAGAAGTTGCTGAAAGAATAGCTTCACCTCATGGCAACAAAACGTATGGTATTTTGAGTGTGTTATTACAGGCTTTTTATAATATTGATTACTGTTTTACAGTAAATGAAAAGGTGTTTAACCCTCCTCCTAAAGTAAAATCGGCAGTTATTCGCTTAAAGAGAAACGACATAGAACAGTTAGACTGTAATGAGAAACTCTTTTTTCAACTTGTCAAGTTTGGTTTCAATCAGCGTAGAAAAATGCTTCGAAGTGCCTTAAAACCACTGGGCATCCCTGCTGCATTTAAAGAAAAAGAAGAACTCAATCAGATGTTGAGCCAACGAGCTGAACAGCTTTCTGTGCAAGACTTTATAGAGCTTACACAAATTTTTGAGAGGGAAAGAGAAGCAGAAAGTGAGCAAGACTAA
- a CDS encoding DMT family transporter, which produces MTTSSASALDYLKLHFIVLIWGFTAILGKWLTIPAVETVLYRTLIAAIVLAFVVKRKDWKIPKKMMTQIFFTGMIVGAHWITFFAAAKVANVSICLVGLSTASLWTAFIEPIFNKRKIKIYEVGLGLIIILGLYVILKADLENDMIIGLILGIVSAILAALFSTINGKFTHLAEPNTITVLEMSGAAIGIMLFLPFYSAYFTGETGIDMVLKNNETYFPNGHWFAEIINTIPYLTTDMIMIFLLAIVCTVYTYSVSIELLRRISVFVTNLTINLEPIYGIVLAAIFFNEHEKMDSNFYVGASIVLFSVLSYPVFNFFYKKQKKKKALQSNS; this is translated from the coding sequence ATGACCACTTCATCGGCGTCTGCTCTTGATTATTTGAAACTTCATTTTATCGTCTTGATTTGGGGTTTTACGGCTATTTTAGGAAAATGGCTTACTATTCCAGCCGTGGAAACAGTTTTGTATCGTACACTCATTGCAGCTATCGTTTTGGCGTTCGTTGTAAAACGAAAAGATTGGAAAATACCAAAAAAAATGATGACTCAGATATTTTTTACTGGGATGATTGTCGGAGCGCACTGGATTACTTTCTTTGCAGCAGCTAAAGTTGCCAATGTTTCTATTTGCTTGGTTGGACTTTCAACAGCATCACTTTGGACAGCTTTTATCGAACCTATTTTCAATAAACGCAAAATAAAGATTTATGAAGTAGGTTTAGGGTTGATTATTATTTTAGGCTTATATGTCATTTTGAAAGCTGACCTAGAAAATGATATGATAATAGGACTTATTTTAGGAATTGTTTCAGCGATTTTGGCAGCACTTTTTTCAACCATAAATGGAAAATTTACACACTTGGCAGAGCCAAATACCATCACAGTATTGGAAATGAGTGGAGCTGCTATCGGAATTATGTTATTTCTCCCTTTTTATTCGGCTTATTTTACTGGAGAAACAGGAATAGATATGGTTTTAAAAAATAATGAAACTTATTTTCCTAACGGACACTGGTTTGCAGAAATTATAAACACCATTCCATACTTGACTACAGATATGATTATGATTTTTCTTTTGGCTATTGTCTGTACTGTTTATACGTATTCTGTCAGTATTGAGCTTTTGAGAAGAATATCAGTTTTTGTAACTAATTTGACTATTAATTTAGAGCCTATTTATGGAATCGTTTTGGCTGCTATCTTTTTCAATGAACACGAAAAAATGGATTCTAATTTTTATGTAGGAGCATCTATTGTATTGTTTTCAGTTCTGTCTTATCCAGTTTTTAATTTCTTTTATAAGAAACAAAAAAAGAAAAAAGCTCTACAATCTAATTCCTAG